The proteins below are encoded in one region of Gambusia affinis linkage group LG07, SWU_Gaff_1.0, whole genome shotgun sequence:
- the LOC122834123 gene encoding piggyBac transposable element-derived protein 3-like translates to MAGQSSKIRSYQFPLQILQDVFSEDILEVVLKSNLYAIQCDTNKPLNLTKKNWNNLWVQQYTCHCLDYQAPMFWNQATRVSQVADTMALNRWEFIKKSLHFNNNEVRQRENIDPLHKIRPLVTHLTSKLQTIPMSEKLAVDEQMVPFKGRNRLKQYLPAKPKKWGYKIFILAGSDGVPHNFEIYTGRVVQPPELPDVGASGNVVLRLAQPIPRQQNYKVFFDNWFTSVPLILTLAQQGIHCTGTVRSNRLPGVNLMCDVELKRTGRGSFEQKMAMVGETTLHAVKWYDNRSVSLLSNYIGAHPVTDVDRWDGKQKKIIKVPCPAVVREYNKNMGGVDLLDSLIALYRNKIRSKKWYHRLMFHFIDMTIVTAWLLYKRDCSSTGMRKEEQMRLYTFKSYIAESLCKSGKNLERREVVPVPQLLGESEEKEKRTYYTYPGP, encoded by the coding sequence ATGGCAGGCCAGTCTTCCAAAATCAGATCATATCAATTCCCCCTACAAATActtcaagatgttttttctgAAGACATTCTGGAAGTAGTTCTAAAGTCAAATTTATATGCCATTCAGTGTGACACCAACAAGCCCCTTAACCTCACTAAAAAGAACTGGAACAATTTATGGGTACAGCAGTATACATGTCATTGTTTGGATTACCAGGCACCCATGTTTTGGAACCAAGCCACCCGAGTGTCCCAGGTAGCTGACACCATGGCACTAAACAGATGGGAGTTCATTAAAAAATCCCTGCACTTCAACAACAATGAAGTGAGACAACGAGAAAATATTGATCCACTCCACAAAATCCGACCACTGGTCACTCATCTTACCTCAAAGCTGCAGACAATACCAATGAGTGAGAAGTTGGCTGTGGATGAGCAGATGGTCCCTTTCAAGGGAAGAAATAGACTCAAGCAATACCTGCCAGCTAAGCCAAAGAAATGGGGCTACAAGATATTCATCTTGGCTGGCTCTGATGGTGTCCCGCACAATTTTGAGATTTACACAGGGAGAGTTGTGCAACCACCTGAGCTGCCAGATGTAGGAGCAAGTGGCAATGTTGTCCTCCGCCTGGCCCAGCCAATACCCAGACAGCAGAACTACAAGGTGTTCTTTGACAACTGGTTCACGAGTGTCCCTCTCATTCTCACACTTGCTCAGCAGGGAATTCACTGTACTGGTACTGTTCGTAGCAACAGACTACCAGGTGTCAACTTGATGTGTGATGTTGAGTTGAAGAGAACTGGGCGTGGATCTTTTGAACAGAAGATGGCCATGGTTGGAGAAACCACCTTGCATGCTGTGAAATGGTATGATAACCGTTCAGTCAGTCTTCTCAGCAATTACATTGGAGCACACCCAGTCACCGACGTTGATAGGTGGGAtggcaagcaaaaaaaaatcatcaaagttCCCTGTCCTGCTGTGGTGAGAGAGTACAATAAGAATATGGGTGGAGTGGATCTGCTGGACTCCCTCATTGCACTGTACCGCAACAAAATCAGGTCGAAAAAGTGGTACCATCGGCTGATGTTCCACTTTATCGACATGACCATCGTGACTGCCTGGCTGCTCTACAAGAGAGACTGCAGCAGCACTGGGATGAGAAAAGAGGAACAGATGAGGCTTTATACATTCAAGTCATATATTGCAGAAAGCTTGTGCAAAAGTGGAAAGAATCTGGAGCGTAGAGAGGTCGTCCCAGTTCCACAATTGCTGGGAGAATCtgaagagaaggagaagaggaCCTACTACACCTATCCCGGTCCCTGA